From a region of the Hugenholtzia roseola DSM 9546 genome:
- a CDS encoding T9SS type A sorting domain-containing protein: MNNKFTLFLLFLLWFSAERVSAQCPTAPPDVTIACGSSHLLNAQSMNVAYNVTATSCTPVAITGTNAFPTACDDCVTGQIPIGFNFDFYGNNYTTAVIQSNGLLGFGAFTYTGYTPFPIPAAGTPNNYIAGFHADIDIRFGGTITYQTVGTAPNRRFVVSYNNVVPYSFGTGAGIGTASFQIILNENGSFNVVVSQLSANWNATTSGALATSGAENNDGTLAFPVPGRNNTDWPGIVPANQDCHLFSRIECSFVRWEVAGVSVSTSSSYSVSPAATTTYTAVWNCIGGGAPPTCTDNVTVTVSPNLLTGTGATICQGAPSVALTTNNACGGAPISQGAVFNAGELTVSDPTWNRNSGGTTCGASAGTNQYYDVFAFTVSTAGSYTFDGCFPTIDGHASLYQNAFDGSSPCAVPSNFIVALVPGVVYYIVSTTFGSGSTGAYSWTFSGPAGATISSGLGGVEWYTAASGGTPIGTGTNFNPVGVAGSGLANTNTAGTTTYYAACASTPNCRIALNYVISAAPSISAISSNTTACSGASVNLSATSAGNTIRWYNAPTGGTLLGTSASGANFVVSPLTTTTYYAEAYDGSCATLTRSAVTVTVSAPPYDNFCNAAPVFVGSNGTFSNTCATVEGGEIGGSCFTATNAVTNSIWTAFTPAVTAPYAISITQGTDNTFAATGGFFDSELAIFTNSATCPAAPSLTQLACNDNGATAIEPVFSAIASVNLTAGVTYYIQIDGKAYFDAGNAFLGASNADDIILFIEQLDPLPVEWKRFEGQAEKAHNLLLWETAMEKDIAHFVVEASTDGIAFEALGKVAPHQRPSEYKFVHQNPEHLTYYRLMEVSLAGEKSYSKTLLLKREGVENKVGLLAAYPNPTKNNLNLRLYTQEAELMQFQLTDMRGVVVLTSSLQTAARQTTETEFSLQNLKAGVYMLILTGKNGKEVIKIVKE, from the coding sequence ATGAACAATAAATTTACTCTATTTTTACTTTTTCTGCTTTGGTTTTCGGCAGAAAGGGTGAGCGCACAGTGTCCTACTGCGCCGCCAGACGTAACGATTGCTTGCGGGAGTTCGCATTTGCTCAATGCTCAATCTATGAATGTTGCTTACAACGTAACGGCAACCTCCTGCACACCTGTAGCAATTACGGGTACAAATGCCTTCCCTACGGCTTGTGATGACTGTGTTACTGGGCAGATACCTATCGGTTTTAACTTTGATTTTTATGGAAATAATTACACAACTGCTGTTATCCAAAGTAATGGTTTGCTTGGCTTCGGTGCTTTCACTTACACAGGTTATACACCCTTTCCTATTCCTGCCGCAGGCACGCCAAACAATTACATTGCAGGTTTTCATGCCGATATAGATATTAGGTTTGGCGGCACGATAACATATCAAACCGTTGGCACTGCGCCCAATAGGAGGTTTGTTGTAAGTTACAACAACGTTGTACCGTATTCATTTGGTACGGGAGCTGGTATTGGTACGGCTTCGTTTCAAATCATTTTGAATGAAAATGGGAGTTTTAATGTCGTTGTATCACAACTTTCAGCGAATTGGAATGCTACCACTTCGGGTGCGCTTGCTACTTCGGGTGCGGAAAACAATGACGGTACTTTAGCCTTTCCTGTGCCGGGGCGAAATAATACAGACTGGCCTGGCATTGTACCTGCTAACCAAGACTGTCATCTTTTTTCACGAATAGAATGTAGTTTCGTCAGATGGGAGGTCGCAGGAGTTTCGGTTTCAACTTCATCTTCCTATTCAGTATCGCCTGCGGCAACTACCACCTATACGGCTGTTTGGAATTGCATAGGAGGGGGTGCGCCACCAACTTGTACCGATAATGTAACAGTTACCGTTTCGCCAAACTTACTCACAGGAACAGGAGCAACGATTTGCCAAGGTGCGCCAAGTGTTGCCCTGACTACAAACAACGCCTGCGGAGGGGCACCCATCAGTCAAGGAGCTGTTTTTAATGCAGGCGAACTAACCGTTTCAGACCCCACGTGGAATAGAAATTCAGGCGGAACTACCTGCGGTGCAAGTGCTGGTACAAATCAATACTATGATGTTTTTGCTTTTACGGTCTCAACGGCAGGCTCTTATACGTTTGATGGTTGTTTTCCTACCATTGATGGGCATGCTTCTTTATATCAGAACGCCTTTGATGGTTCTTCACCTTGTGCTGTGCCGAGTAATTTCATTGTCGCTTTAGTGCCGGGCGTAGTCTATTACATCGTTTCAACCACTTTTGGTTCTGGAAGCACTGGGGCTTATAGTTGGACATTTAGCGGTCCGGCAGGTGCTACCATTTCAAGTGGTCTTGGTGGAGTTGAATGGTACACGGCAGCAAGTGGAGGTACGCCGATAGGCACAGGCACGAATTTCAATCCTGTGGGTGTGGCTGGCTCAGGGCTTGCCAACACAAACACAGCTGGCACAACAACTTACTATGCCGCTTGCGCCTCAACGCCTAATTGTAGAATTGCTTTAAACTATGTCATCTCTGCCGCGCCTTCTATTAGTGCGATAAGTTCTAATACAACCGCTTGTTCGGGTGCGTCTGTCAATCTTAGTGCAACTTCTGCGGGCAATACAATTAGGTGGTATAATGCGCCAACAGGAGGCACGCTATTGGGTACAAGTGCAAGCGGCGCAAACTTTGTAGTTTCACCACTTACCACAACAACCTACTACGCCGAAGCCTATGATGGAAGTTGTGCTACTCTTACAAGGTCTGCCGTTACGGTAACCGTTTCTGCACCGCCTTATGATAACTTCTGTAATGCTGCGCCTGTTTTTGTGGGTTCAAATGGTACTTTTTCCAATACTTGCGCCACAGTAGAGGGCGGCGAAATTGGCGGCTCTTGTTTTACCGCTACCAATGCCGTTACGAATAGCATCTGGACGGCTTTCACCCCTGCCGTTACCGCTCCTTATGCCATTAGCATCACACAAGGTACTGACAATACCTTTGCCGCAACGGGAGGCTTTTTCGATTCCGAATTGGCAATCTTTACCAATTCCGCTACCTGTCCTGCTGCCCCAAGCCTTACCCAACTTGCCTGCAACGACAACGGTGCTACTGCCATTGAGCCTGTCTTTTCGGCGATAGCTTCTGTCAATCTTACGGCAGGGGTTACTTATTATATCCAAATTGATGGAAAGGCTTATTTTGATGCAGGAAACGCATTTTTGGGTGCTTCCAATGCAGACGATATTATCCTTTTCATAGAACAGCTCGACCCGCTCCCTGTAGAGTGGAAACGCTTTGAAGGGCAGGCTGAAAAAGCACACAACCTGCTACTTTGGGAAACGGCGATGGAAAAAGACATAGCGCATTTTGTAGTAGAAGCCTCTACCGACGGAATCGCTTTTGAGGCACTTGGAAAGGTAGCACCTCACCAAAGACCCTCTGAATACAAGTTTGTCCATCAAAACCCCGAACATCTTACTTACTACCGCCTAATGGAGGTGAGCTTGGCAGGCGAGAAGTCGTATTCTAAAACACTTCTTTTGAAGCGCGAGGGCGTAGAAAACAAAGTCGGACTCTTAGCCGCCTATCCTAATCCTACCAAAAACAACCTCAATTTGCGCCTTTATACCCAAGAAGCCGAATTGATGCAGTTCCAACTGACGGACATGCGTGGGGTAGTGGTGCTGACTTCTTCCCTACAAACGGCGGCACGCCAAACTACTGAAACGGAATTTTCTTTGCAAAATCTGAAAGCAGGCGTTTATATGCTTATCCTGACAGGAAAAAATGGCAAAGAGGTTATCAAGATTGTCAAAGAATAG
- a CDS encoding NAD-dependent succinate-semialdehyde dehydrogenase: MQTYTTYNPFSQKALQTYTFEDEQVFSQKVAAADRAFRFWRKVEISEKAALFEKMADLLVKKRDELAQIATQEMGKPLTQARAEVEKCAKLCRYYAQRAVVFLSEKNYTSNFSKSYVRYEPLGTIFAVMPWNFPYWQVFRFAVPTLMAGNTALLKHAPNTFGCALAIENLFKEVGFPAQVFQNLILKVEDVEKIIATPSVRAVTLTGSERAGASVAALAGKYLKKSVLELGGSDPFIVLADADLEVASDMAVLSRCQNSGQSCIAAKRFLVVKEIAEEFTRLFKAKMEKLVVGDPLSLATQVGTLARPDLADTLEKQVQQALSEGAKLLTGGKRENNFFFPTILTNVSKENIAFRQELFGAVAALSLVEDETQALEWANVSAYGLGASIWTKNIEKAEKMAQNLESGSVFINQMVQSDPILPFGGIKNSGFGRELSDFGIQEFCNIKTVVVA; the protein is encoded by the coding sequence ATGCAAACTTACACTACCTACAATCCCTTTTCACAAAAAGCCCTTCAAACTTATACTTTTGAAGATGAACAAGTTTTTTCGCAAAAAGTGGCAGCGGCTGACCGCGCCTTTCGCTTTTGGCGCAAAGTAGAAATAAGCGAAAAGGCAGCACTTTTTGAAAAAATGGCAGATTTATTGGTAAAAAAACGCGATGAGTTAGCCCAAATCGCAACCCAAGAGATGGGCAAACCCCTGACACAGGCACGCGCAGAAGTGGAAAAATGTGCCAAACTTTGTCGCTACTACGCCCAAAGAGCAGTTGTGTTTTTATCTGAAAAAAATTACACAAGTAACTTTTCAAAAAGCTATGTACGTTATGAACCTTTGGGGACGATTTTTGCCGTCATGCCTTGGAACTTCCCCTATTGGCAGGTGTTCCGTTTTGCAGTGCCTACCTTGATGGCAGGCAATACTGCCCTTTTAAAACATGCTCCTAATACTTTTGGCTGCGCCCTTGCCATAGAAAATTTGTTTAAAGAAGTGGGCTTTCCTGCTCAAGTCTTTCAGAATTTGATTTTAAAAGTAGAAGATGTTGAGAAAATAATAGCCACCCCCAGCGTGCGAGCCGTAACGCTTACGGGCAGCGAAAGGGCAGGAGCAAGTGTGGCAGCGTTGGCAGGTAAGTATCTAAAAAAGAGCGTATTAGAGTTGGGCGGCAGCGACCCTTTTATCGTCTTGGCAGATGCCGACCTCGAAGTGGCAAGTGATATGGCAGTTTTGTCGCGTTGTCAGAATAGTGGACAAAGTTGTATCGCCGCCAAACGCTTCCTTGTGGTAAAAGAAATTGCAGAAGAATTTACAAGGCTTTTCAAAGCAAAGATGGAAAAATTAGTCGTAGGCGACCCACTCTCTTTGGCTACCCAAGTTGGCACGTTGGCGCGTCCAGATTTGGCAGATACCTTAGAAAAGCAAGTGCAGCAAGCCCTATCCGAAGGCGCGAAACTACTCACAGGGGGAAAAAGAGAAAATAACTTCTTTTTTCCTACAATTCTTACAAATGTAAGTAAAGAAAATATAGCCTTTCGTCAGGAGCTTTTTGGGGCAGTGGCAGCCCTTAGCCTCGTGGAAGACGAAACACAAGCCCTCGAATGGGCTAATGTCAGTGCGTATGGCTTGGGTGCTTCTATCTGGACAAAAAATATAGAAAAGGCAGAAAAAATGGCACAAAACCTCGAATCGGGCAGTGTCTTTATCAACCAAATGGTGCAATCCGACCCTATCCTACCCTTTGGGGGCATCAAAAATTCGGGCTTCGGCAGAGAGCTTTCTGATTTTGGGATTCAGGAATTTTGTAACATCAAGACAGTAGTAGTCGCATAG
- a CDS encoding ABC transporter ATP-binding protein has product MKIALENIGKRYGREWIFRHLSLSITKGEPLALVGNNGSGKSTLLKTILAFHLPTEGLLRYQMGEKDLTSEALFAHLAWAAPYMEVVEDFTLHELWHFHSQFKKMSLNKSEMAATLGFASSVWKKEIRHFSSGMKQKVRLAFALFSDTAILALDEPTSNLDSLNARWYRTHIESQIAQKVVIVASNLEQEYEFCTQKIDIHELKSRFYEKN; this is encoded by the coding sequence GTGAAAATTGCGCTCGAAAACATAGGCAAACGATACGGACGCGAATGGATTTTTCGCCACCTTTCACTTTCCATCACCAAAGGCGAACCTTTGGCTTTAGTGGGAAATAATGGCAGCGGCAAAAGCACCCTGCTCAAAACTATCTTGGCTTTTCATCTACCTACCGAAGGTCTGTTGCGCTATCAAATGGGCGAAAAAGACCTTACAAGCGAAGCCCTTTTTGCACACTTGGCTTGGGCTGCCCCCTACATGGAAGTGGTAGAAGACTTTACTTTGCACGAACTTTGGCACTTTCATAGCCAATTCAAAAAAATGAGTCTTAATAAAAGTGAAATGGCTGCAACACTTGGCTTCGCTTCGAGCGTATGGAAGAAGGAAATTCGCCATTTCTCCTCAGGCATGAAGCAAAAAGTACGGCTTGCCTTCGCCCTCTTTTCCGACACTGCCATTTTAGCCCTCGATGAGCCAACTTCTAATTTGGATAGCCTCAATGCACGTTGGTATCGCACCCACATCGAGAGCCAGATAGCGCAAAAAGTCGTTATCGTTGCCTCTAACCTTGAGCAAGAGTATGAGTTTTGCACCCAAAAAATAGACATTCACGAACTAAAAAGCCGTTTTTACGAAAAAAACTAA
- a CDS encoding glycosyltransferase family 2 protein gives MPFFSVIIPTYNRAARLIKTLQTVVSQSFTDFEIVVVDDGSQDDTATQVEKHFENEPRLRYFYKQNEERSAARNFGVAKAQGEFVVFFDSDDAMHPDHLQTLKNAIDTEKDVDFFATKHQLITQKGISAPTASFSIAEGRYDYKLFLKGNFFNAMFCVRKDSFKIGFPLDFNICEDWIFIIKNTWEKEIFVIDKVTTSLIDHDTRSMANHSKVIQARLLATEKIIKELHLDPDQIQTIRKHSYLFCAVHAYLDGKRSEAWHYLAQAQKMGAKGKGSLILWFKILVGKKNIERIKTLLGS, from the coding sequence ATGCCTTTTTTTTCTGTTATCATTCCGACCTACAACCGCGCTGCGCGTCTTATCAAAACCCTGCAAACGGTTGTATCACAGAGCTTTACGGATTTCGAGATTGTCGTCGTAGATGACGGCAGCCAAGACGACACAGCCACACAAGTAGAAAAGCATTTTGAAAATGAGCCGCGCTTACGCTATTTTTACAAACAAAACGAAGAACGTTCGGCAGCACGAAATTTCGGCGTAGCAAAAGCACAAGGCGAATTTGTGGTCTTTTTCGATTCTGATGATGCCATGCACCCCGACCATTTACAGACCCTCAAAAATGCCATCGATACCGAAAAAGACGTAGATTTTTTTGCAACGAAGCATCAACTCATTACACAAAAGGGAATTTCTGCTCCTACTGCTTCTTTTAGCATTGCAGAGGGCAGATATGACTACAAACTGTTTTTAAAAGGAAACTTTTTCAATGCCATGTTTTGTGTTAGGAAAGATAGTTTTAAGATAGGTTTCCCCTTAGATTTTAATATTTGTGAAGATTGGATATTTATCATAAAAAACACTTGGGAAAAAGAAATTTTTGTCATTGATAAAGTAACCACTTCTCTCATCGACCATGACACCCGCTCGATGGCAAACCATAGCAAAGTCATTCAGGCAAGACTTTTGGCTACCGAAAAAATCATCAAAGAACTACATTTAGACCCCGACCAAATTCAGACCATTAGAAAACATAGCTACCTTTTTTGTGCCGTCCATGCCTACTTAGATGGAAAAAGAAGCGAGGCTTGGCACTATTTGGCGCAAGCCCAAAAGATGGGCGCGAAGGGCAAAGGTAGCCTTATTTTGTGGTTCAAAATTTTGGTAGGAAAAAAGAATATCGAGCGGATAAAAACGCTATTAGGCTCATAA
- a CDS encoding GTP-binding protein gives MNFLTKKLPVTVLSGFLGAGKTTLLNHILHNKEGLKVAVIVNDMSEVNIDANLVRQQNALSRTEEKLVELSNGCICCTLRQDLMQEVERLAKEGRFDYLLIESTGISEPIPVAQTFTFQDPENGIDLSQFARLDTLVTVVDAYNFFKDFGSADTVLSRNLNDDPEDTRTIVNLLTDQIEFADVLILNKTDLIDAHQLGTLKTILHKLNAKAQIVESRFGKIPPNLILNTNKFDFEEASSAAGWIAELQKGVHKPETEEYGITSFVFRNKKPFHPLRFWTWLSENFPATIIRSKGLFWLASRPEAALNWSQAGGSLRAESAGVWWSSMPLRERMMYPSFVEYKDMIEARWDKDFGDRQNEIVFIGQDLDQEQIIAELESCLCNQAEIKAMQAGKKFADPFPIFS, from the coding sequence ATGAATTTCCTTACTAAAAAACTCCCCGTTACCGTTTTGAGCGGCTTTTTAGGCGCAGGCAAGACGACTTTGCTCAATCATATCCTACACAACAAGGAAGGCTTGAAAGTGGCAGTGATTGTTAATGATATGAGCGAAGTGAACATAGATGCCAATTTGGTGCGGCAGCAAAATGCTTTGAGCCGTACCGAAGAAAAGTTGGTAGAACTTTCCAACGGCTGTATTTGCTGCACGTTGCGCCAAGATTTGATGCAAGAAGTGGAGCGTTTGGCAAAAGAAGGGCGTTTTGACTACCTGCTCATCGAAAGCACAGGCATCAGTGAGCCTATTCCTGTGGCGCAGACTTTCACCTTCCAAGACCCCGAAAATGGAATAGATTTGAGCCAATTTGCTCGCCTCGATACGCTCGTTACGGTAGTAGATGCTTACAATTTTTTCAAAGATTTTGGCAGTGCTGATACTGTTTTGAGTCGAAACTTAAATGATGACCCCGAAGATACACGCACGATAGTCAATCTTCTGACCGACCAAATAGAATTTGCAGATGTCTTGATTTTAAACAAAACGGATTTAATTGATGCTCATCAACTCGGCACACTCAAAACTATCTTACACAAACTGAACGCTAAGGCGCAAATTGTAGAAAGTCGTTTTGGCAAAATCCCCCCCAATTTAATCCTCAATACCAATAAATTTGACTTTGAGGAGGCTTCTTCGGCGGCAGGTTGGATAGCCGAACTGCAAAAAGGGGTACATAAGCCCGAAACAGAAGAGTATGGCATCACCTCTTTTGTCTTTCGCAACAAAAAGCCCTTTCACCCACTTCGTTTCTGGACATGGCTTTCTGAAAACTTCCCTGCTACTATCATTCGCAGTAAGGGACTTTTTTGGTTGGCTTCGCGCCCCGAAGCGGCTTTAAATTGGTCGCAGGCGGGAGGCAGTTTGCGAGCCGAAAGTGCAGGAGTTTGGTGGTCGAGTATGCCTTTGCGCGAGCGCATGATGTACCCTTCTTTCGTTGAGTACAAAGATATGATAGAGGCAAGATGGGATAAAGATTTCGGCGACCGCCAGAATGAAATTGTTTTTATTGGTCAGGATTTAGACCAAGAACAAATTATCGCCGAATTGGAATCTTGTTTATGCAATCAGGCAGAAATAAAAGCGATGCAGGCAGGGAAAAAATTTGCCGACCCTTTCCCTATTTTCTCATAA
- a CDS encoding TROVE domain-containing protein, with translation MRFNQKASKNTPTNYEGAPAYPLSPALELYAATVATSLSDKFYENNGKRIARLVSLIGKNDPLFVAQLAVYAREQMYLRSIPLVLAVELAKVHRGDDLVSRLVSRVVNRADEITELLAYYQASNERAGIKKLGKLSKQIQKGLALAFNKFDEYQFAKYNRATEIKLRDALFLSHPKAKDAAQQAIFDKITNNTLETPYTWEVELSVLGQQSFSDENEKAAAFRQKWEELIDSKKVGYMAILRNLRNILAAQVSAAHLQKVADYIGNKNAVLQSKQFPFRFLAAYRELLYSEYPNKEVFIAALERAALWSAENVQGFDAQTRVLLACDVSGSMHWSVSEKSVIQQYDIGLVLAMLLKNRCQTVVSGLFGNIWKIIDLPQTQILANTEALRKREGEVGYSTNGHLILKDLITRKVVMDKILIFTDCQLWNSQYTEENLATYWNEYKSKIAPNAKLYLFDLAGYGSLPLEEAQKDVFLIAGWSDKVFAMMEALEAGGEAVQQIQKIEL, from the coding sequence ATGCGATTCAACCAAAAAGCCTCAAAAAACACACCTACCAACTACGAAGGTGCGCCTGCTTATCCGCTTTCGCCTGCCTTAGAACTCTATGCGGCTACTGTTGCGACTTCTCTTTCTGATAAGTTTTATGAAAATAATGGTAAAAGGATTGCGCGTCTTGTGAGTTTGATAGGGAAAAATGACCCTCTTTTTGTGGCGCAATTAGCCGTTTATGCGCGTGAGCAGATGTATTTGCGCTCTATTCCGTTGGTCTTGGCAGTGGAATTGGCAAAGGTGCATCGGGGCGACGACTTAGTCAGCCGCTTGGTCAGCCGTGTGGTGAATCGTGCAGATGAAATTACCGAGCTATTGGCTTATTATCAGGCTTCGAATGAGCGTGCGGGTATCAAAAAATTAGGAAAACTTTCGAAACAAATTCAAAAAGGATTGGCATTAGCATTTAATAAATTTGACGAATATCAGTTTGCCAAATACAACCGCGCCACAGAAATCAAACTTCGCGACGCACTTTTCCTTTCACACCCAAAAGCCAAAGATGCAGCCCAACAAGCTATTTTCGATAAAATCACAAACAACACCCTCGAAACGCCCTACACTTGGGAAGTAGAGCTTTCTGTTTTAGGGCAGCAGTCTTTTTCAGACGAAAACGAAAAAGCAGCGGCTTTTCGCCAAAAATGGGAAGAACTCATCGATAGCAAAAAAGTAGGCTATATGGCGATTTTGCGCAACCTGCGCAACATTTTGGCTGCCCAAGTCAGTGCTGCACACTTGCAAAAAGTGGCGGATTATATCGGCAACAAAAACGCCGTATTACAGTCTAAACAATTTCCGTTTCGCTTTTTGGCGGCTTATCGCGAACTTTTGTATTCCGAATATCCGAACAAAGAAGTTTTCATTGCCGCTTTGGAGCGTGCCGCCTTATGGAGTGCCGAAAATGTGCAGGGCTTTGATGCCCAAACGCGCGTGCTTTTAGCCTGCGACGTATCTGGCTCGATGCACTGGTCTGTTTCGGAAAAAAGCGTCATTCAACAGTACGACATCGGCTTGGTCTTGGCGATGCTTCTGAAAAACCGCTGCCAAACCGTTGTTTCGGGGCTTTTTGGCAATATTTGGAAAATCATAGACCTGCCACAAACGCAAATCCTTGCCAATACCGAAGCCCTGCGCAAGCGCGAAGGCGAAGTTGGCTATTCTACAAATGGACACTTGATTCTGAAAGACTTAATTACGCGCAAAGTGGTCATGGATAAAATCCTGATTTTTACCGACTGCCAACTCTGGAACAGTCAATATACCGAAGAAAATTTGGCTACTTATTGGAATGAATACAAAAGCAAAATTGCACCAAATGCCAAACTTTATCTTTTCGACTTGGCAGGCTACGGCAGCCTCCCTTTGGAAGAAGCACAAAAAGATGTGTTTCTAATTGCAGGCTGGTCGGATAAAGTCTTTGCTATGATGGAAGCCTTAGAAGCAGGTGGCGAGGCAGTGCAGCAGATTCAAAAAATTGAACTGTAA
- a CDS encoding ferritin, translated as MGKVKSFVTLKTSVTPEMQELINQQIKLEAVSSWAYLAAASWCDKEGFVGSAAYLYKHAEEERMHMMKFFNYLNNAGGHALAPAIKEVKYDFETLREVFEDALAHEIKVTHAINDLVDACLKMKDFATFQFLQWFVQEQREEEVISRRAVELFDIIGEEGQGIWHIDKAIGELAAQAEAADSAEAPAE; from the coding sequence ATGGGAAAAGTAAAATCCTTTGTTACACTCAAAACTTCTGTTACGCCTGAAATGCAAGAGCTTATCAATCAGCAAATTAAGCTCGAAGCCGTTTCTTCGTGGGCGTATTTAGCCGCCGCCTCTTGGTGCGATAAAGAAGGCTTTGTAGGGTCAGCAGCCTATCTCTACAAGCACGCCGAAGAGGAGCGCATGCACATGATGAAGTTTTTTAACTACCTCAACAACGCAGGCGGACATGCCTTAGCTCCTGCCATCAAAGAGGTAAAATACGATTTCGAAACCCTGCGCGAAGTCTTCGAAGATGCCTTAGCGCATGAAATTAAGGTTACGCATGCCATCAACGATTTGGTAGATGCTTGTTTGAAGATGAAAGACTTTGCTACCTTCCAATTCTTGCAGTGGTTTGTGCAGGAGCAGCGCGAAGAAGAAGTTATTTCAAGACGCGCCGTCGAGCTTTTTGACATCATCGGCGAAGAAGGACAAGGCATCTGGCACATAGACAAAGCCATTGGCGAGCTGGCGGCACAAGCCGAAGCTGCCGATAGCGCGGAAGCACCTGCCGAATAA
- a CDS encoding YbjQ family protein, whose protein sequence is MIVTTTDFVPRREVVEILGVARGSTVRARNVGRDIFAGLKSLVGGEIEEYTQLQAQAREQAMERMIKDALSMGADAVINVRLATSMVMQGASEILAYGTAVRLS, encoded by the coding sequence ATGATTGTAACCACAACCGACTTTGTGCCGAGGCGCGAGGTAGTAGAAATTTTGGGCGTGGCACGTGGCAGCACCGTGCGAGCGCGAAATGTAGGACGCGATATTTTCGCAGGTCTGAAAAGTTTGGTCGGCGGCGAAATTGAAGAATACACCCAACTGCAAGCGCAGGCGCGTGAGCAGGCGATGGAGCGCATGATAAAAGATGCTTTGAGTATGGGCGCAGATGCCGTCATCAATGTACGATTGGCTACTTCTATGGTCATGCAAGGCGCGTCTGAAATTTTGGCATACGGAACGGCGGTGCGCCTTAGTTAG
- a CDS encoding RHS repeat domain-containing protein — MNKRIYSKVKINALDSEGNPFVQIERTHYLRDATGNVLAIYKNNELEELNIYGSARLGALKGKENKKKNRVLGKKQYDLVNHLGNVLVSISDNKEGNAATNSYQNRVISAQDYLAYGAIMQGRNTTSAPRHTFNGKETDPTTGWQDYGFRDYQTVYKRFDRVDPLASEYPWNSTYCFAENDVIRSIDLDGLEKAFVFTIGKDTHYMGTEMERQFPDVVQHIPIDMNSNSVEEIILSYLENCKEDVVFVMINSHGSTDRLFGIDGNDNNGGRLKLVNIVNKAFNQELPFTKESLCFISGCNAGTENTFYQSSIAESMANLLKIPVIAARRTTNKVEACQVSQALPNLGYKLGNTGTTDFFLFKNKEKISLGDDPIYPVDLLNNALSEYNFRKTKEQFFKPKPLNTYEIKQDYQTEQNVRIENQKVYSSNSSKIKKRK, encoded by the coding sequence ATGAACAAACGCATTTATAGTAAGGTCAAAATCAACGCTTTAGATAGCGAAGGCAATCCCTTTGTGCAAATAGAGCGGACGCACTACTTGCGTGATGCGACGGGTAATGTATTAGCGATTTACAAAAATAATGAATTAGAGGAGTTAAATATCTATGGTTCGGCTCGTTTGGGTGCGCTCAAAGGCAAGGAAAACAAGAAGAAAAATCGTGTTTTAGGTAAAAAACAATACGATTTAGTCAATCACTTAGGCAATGTCTTGGTGTCTATTTCAGATAATAAAGAGGGCAATGCCGCTACAAATAGTTATCAAAATAGGGTAATTTCTGCACAAGACTACCTCGCCTACGGTGCCATCATGCAAGGCAGAAACACCACCTCCGCCCCCCGCCACACCTTCAACGGCAAAGAAACCGACCCCACCACAGGCTGGCAAGACTACGGTTTTAGAGATTATCAGACCGTTTATAAAAGGTTTGATAGGGTAGACCCGCTGGCATCTGAATATCCATGGAACTCTACTTATTGTTTTGCAGAAAATGATGTTATCAGAAGCATTGATTTAGATGGTTTAGAGAAAGCATTTGTATTTACCATTGGGAAGGATACTCACTACATGGGTACTGAGATGGAGCGTCAATTTCCAGATGTTGTACAACATATACCAATAGATATGAATAGCAATAGTGTAGAAGAAATAATACTGAGTTACTTAGAAAATTGCAAAGAAGATGTTGTTTTTGTCATGATAAACTCACATGGTAGTACCGATAGACTTTTTGGTATAGACGGTAACGATAATAATGGAGGTAGGTTAAAGCTTGTAAATATTGTAAACAAAGCCTTTAATCAAGAATTACCATTTACAAAAGAATCTTTATGTTTTATTTCAGGCTGTAACGCAGGAACTGAAAATACATTCTATCAATCTTCAATAGCAGAGTCTATGGCGAACTTATTAAAAATACCTGTTATTGCAGCCAGAAGGACAACAAACAAAGTTGAAGCCTGTCAAGTTTCTCAGGCTCTACCCAATCTTGGATATAAGCTTGGTAATACAGGAACTACGGATTTTTTTCTATTTAAAAACAAAGAGAAAATTAGTTTAGGAGATGACCCTATCTATCCAGTAGATTTGCTTAATAACGCTTTATCTGAATACAATTTTAGAAAAACAAAAGAACAATTTTTTAAACCTAAACCATTAAACACTTATGAAATAAAACAAGATTATCAAACTGAGCAAAATGTACGCATAGAAAATCAAAAAGTTTATTCTTCAAATTCTTCTAAAATTAAAAAAAGAAAATGA